One window of Geoalkalibacter sp. genomic DNA carries:
- the secF gene encoding protein translocase subunit SecF yields the protein MQLIKPDINIDFIGKRKLAVMLSLAMILISILSLIVRGGPNYGIDFAGGMLVQVKFETDTTASAIKDALAAIDMGHVSVQQFGDERNEFLLRTQIASAELENLAQQIDQVLEQTYGAGQVEIRRAEMVGPQVGKELRQKGLLAILYAMVGILIYITWRFEFRFAIGAIIALAHDVIITLGLFSIFGKEIDLPIIAAFLAIIGYSLNDTIIVYDRIRENMAKHAREGLPTVINSSINQTLSRTILTSGTTLLVVLALFIFGGGVIHNFAFALLVGIGVGTYSSIFVASPILIFWEDWRKGHPAQTAEKGAVS from the coding sequence ATGCAGCTGATCAAACCCGACATCAATATCGATTTCATCGGCAAAAGAAAGCTTGCCGTCATGCTTTCCCTGGCGATGATCTTGATCAGTATCCTGTCCCTGATCGTTAGGGGAGGGCCCAATTACGGCATCGACTTCGCGGGCGGCATGCTGGTGCAGGTCAAGTTTGAAACCGATACCACCGCCTCGGCCATCAAGGATGCCCTTGCCGCAATCGACATGGGGCATGTTTCCGTGCAGCAGTTCGGCGACGAGCGCAATGAGTTCCTGTTGCGTACTCAGATTGCCTCGGCCGAGCTGGAAAATCTTGCTCAGCAGATCGACCAGGTTCTCGAGCAGACCTACGGAGCGGGGCAGGTCGAGATCCGCCGCGCTGAAATGGTCGGCCCGCAAGTCGGCAAGGAATTGCGCCAGAAGGGGCTTCTCGCCATTCTCTACGCCATGGTGGGCATCCTGATCTACATCACTTGGCGCTTTGAATTTCGTTTCGCCATCGGCGCGATCATCGCCCTGGCTCATGACGTCATCATCACCCTTGGTCTGTTTTCCATTTTCGGCAAGGAAATCGATCTGCCCATCATCGCCGCGTTCCTGGCGATCATCGGCTATTCTCTCAACGACACCATCATCGTTTATGACCGCATTCGCGAGAACATGGCCAAGCATGCCCGCGAAGGTCTGCCGACGGTCATCAACTCCAGCATCAACCAGACCCTGTCGCGTACCATCCTGACCTCGGGCACTACCTTGCTGGTGGTGCTGGCCCTCTTCATTTTCGGCGGCGGGGTGATCCACAACTTCGCCTTCGCCCTGTTGGTCGGCATCGGTGTGGGGACCTACTCGTCGATTTTCGTCGCCAGTCCCATCCTGATTTTCTGGGAAGACTGGCGCAAGGGGCATCCGGCACAGACTGCGGAAAAGGGGGCCGTGTCGTGA
- a CDS encoding tetratricopeptide repeat protein, with the protein MKKETYILAGAALIIGILLGVIFSGGGGDKAPRVATPSAPPSAPPVNLQQNIQMLEDIVRREPDNRNAWVQLGHNYFDSNQPMKAIEAYNKALEMDPNDPDVITNQGVMFRRVGWYDRAIDNFRRANEINPMHPQSLYNMGVVYRYDLQDYEKAREAWSLYVERHPTGQGADQIRAELEFLRAHPQMPPGMPGQ; encoded by the coding sequence GTGAAAAAGGAAACCTATATTCTTGCAGGCGCGGCTCTCATCATCGGCATTCTGCTCGGCGTGATTTTCTCCGGCGGCGGGGGCGACAAGGCGCCCCGAGTCGCCACGCCCAGCGCGCCGCCTTCCGCGCCGCCTGTCAATCTTCAGCAGAACATCCAGATGCTCGAGGACATCGTGCGCCGCGAGCCCGACAATCGCAATGCCTGGGTGCAGCTGGGGCACAACTATTTCGACAGCAACCAGCCCATGAAGGCCATCGAGGCCTATAACAAGGCGCTGGAAATGGATCCCAATGATCCTGATGTCATCACCAACCAGGGTGTGATGTTCCGTCGCGTCGGCTGGTATGACCGAGCCATCGACAATTTCCGCCGGGCCAACGAAATCAACCCCATGCATCCGCAAAGCCTCTACAACATGGGTGTCGTTTATCGTTACGATCTTCAGGATTATGAAAAGGCGCGCGAAGCCTGGTCGCTCTACGTGGAGCGCCATCCCACGGGGCAAGGCGCCGATCAGATCCGAGCGGAGCTGGAATTTTTGCGCGCCCACCCGCAAATGCCGCCCGGCATGCCGGGGCAATAA